The Congregibacter litoralis KT71 genome contains a region encoding:
- a CDS encoding putative bifunctional diguanylate cyclase/phosphodiesterase, with product MDAGDAHYNALTSALYWVLVILWLAILSLYVNHLLRAQRSDKAVSVLLVILALDAFRSLIESTYFGFFFNSLYGFLPAGIHDQLSQPHLVIIPKLLNVAVALVILALLIRYWIPRELKQRAQQTADLESARQDADIKRRRAEQESLKRQSILNAISDGIVISDNEGRIAAVNDGMQRVFGYDIEFLRGKETLLLHNSEEEFPPITPLLDGEGPTAPKRAYEACYRRGDGSLFTGETIRSLVRDPDGNVTGFVTVIRDISQRKLNERRLTMAAQVFTHAREGILITDDAGKIIEVNEAFEDITGFSRDEAMGKNPSFLSSGQHSAEFYAAMWDELKKNDYWSGEFFNRRKDGSLFVELITISAIRDANEAVQQYVGLFTDITRMKEHQKQLEHAAKFDSLTDLPNRILLGDRLSMALSQSQRRGSKVAIAYIDLDKFKAINDRLGHAAGDLFLVQLSRQMKTALRETDTLARIGGDEFVALIGDVADKTECAVLLRRLSEAIKTPVTINGEALSVSASIGVTLYPEDSCDADQLLRHADQAMYAAKQNSSHDLEFFDVSEGYNLDLRRALLSEVRQALLRQEFRLFYQPKVHLPSGELLGAEALIRWEHPERGLLKPAEFLPDVETSPLSVEIGDWVIAEALSQMNEWLETGLRVPVSVNVGAMQLQAPDFTEKLTLALARHEALDPSCLELEILETRALADLEATSRIMKACRRLGVRMALDDFGTGYSSLRYLKFLPAEVLKIDQSFVKGMLSDRDDKTIVMAIIGLGETFDREVIAEGVETAEHARELLRLGCGRAQGYAIAHPIPASDFAAWVDGWNNGGAALFTALKQGN from the coding sequence ATGGATGCAGGTGACGCTCATTACAATGCGTTAACTTCTGCGCTCTATTGGGTTCTTGTAATCCTGTGGCTCGCGATTCTGAGCCTGTACGTCAATCATCTTCTGCGCGCGCAACGCTCCGACAAAGCCGTTAGCGTCCTTCTTGTTATCCTTGCCCTGGACGCATTCCGGTCGCTTATTGAAAGCACCTACTTCGGTTTTTTCTTTAACTCCCTGTACGGATTTCTTCCGGCGGGAATACACGATCAACTCTCGCAGCCTCACCTCGTCATCATCCCGAAGCTCCTTAATGTTGCCGTGGCTCTGGTCATTCTGGCGTTGCTTATTCGCTACTGGATCCCCCGAGAGCTGAAGCAGCGAGCGCAACAAACCGCTGATCTGGAATCCGCCCGGCAAGACGCCGACATCAAGCGTCGTCGTGCCGAACAAGAGAGCCTGAAACGACAATCCATCCTCAACGCAATCAGTGATGGGATTGTCATTTCTGACAATGAAGGACGCATTGCGGCGGTAAACGATGGCATGCAACGGGTTTTCGGCTACGACATCGAGTTTTTACGCGGCAAGGAAACGCTCCTGCTCCACAACAGCGAGGAAGAGTTTCCACCCATCACACCCTTGCTGGACGGGGAAGGGCCCACAGCGCCAAAACGAGCTTATGAAGCTTGCTATCGGCGTGGGGATGGATCGCTCTTCACGGGTGAGACCATACGCTCACTTGTCCGCGATCCCGACGGAAACGTAACAGGCTTCGTCACCGTCATCCGGGACATATCGCAGCGAAAACTCAATGAAAGGCGCCTCACGATGGCTGCCCAGGTATTTACCCACGCCCGTGAGGGCATTCTGATAACCGACGACGCCGGCAAAATCATTGAGGTAAACGAGGCCTTTGAGGACATTACGGGCTTTTCCCGTGACGAGGCGATGGGCAAAAACCCCAGCTTCCTGAGCTCGGGGCAGCACAGCGCAGAGTTCTACGCCGCCATGTGGGATGAGCTGAAGAAAAATGACTACTGGAGCGGTGAGTTTTTTAATCGCCGCAAGGATGGCTCACTATTTGTCGAGCTCATCACCATCAGCGCGATACGCGATGCCAACGAAGCCGTGCAGCAATACGTGGGTTTGTTTACTGACATCACCCGGATGAAGGAACATCAGAAACAGCTGGAGCACGCGGCAAAATTTGATTCTCTCACGGACTTGCCCAATCGCATTTTGCTGGGTGATCGTCTCTCCATGGCGCTCTCTCAGAGCCAAAGAAGAGGTTCGAAGGTCGCCATTGCCTATATCGATTTGGATAAATTCAAGGCGATCAATGACCGCCTGGGGCATGCAGCCGGCGATCTGTTCCTGGTACAACTCTCCCGGCAGATGAAAACCGCGCTGCGTGAAACCGATACCCTGGCTCGTATTGGCGGGGACGAGTTTGTCGCGTTGATCGGCGATGTTGCGGACAAAACTGAGTGCGCGGTACTCCTGCGACGATTGTCTGAAGCCATTAAGACACCCGTCACAATTAACGGTGAAGCACTCAGCGTGTCAGCAAGCATCGGCGTCACTCTTTACCCTGAAGACAGTTGCGACGCTGACCAACTGCTGCGACATGCAGATCAAGCCATGTATGCAGCAAAACAGAACTCGTCGCATGACCTTGAATTTTTCGATGTAAGTGAGGGTTATAACCTGGATCTGCGCCGAGCGCTGCTTTCGGAGGTCAGGCAGGCACTACTCAGACAGGAGTTTCGCCTCTTCTATCAACCCAAGGTTCATCTCCCTTCGGGGGAGCTCCTGGGTGCGGAGGCGCTAATCCGCTGGGAGCACCCGGAGCGCGGCCTGCTCAAACCCGCAGAATTCCTGCCTGATGTTGAGACGAGTCCCCTATCTGTTGAGATCGGCGACTGGGTGATTGCTGAGGCACTCTCGCAGATGAATGAATGGCTTGAGACAGGCCTTCGAGTACCCGTGAGCGTTAATGTTGGCGCCATGCAATTGCAGGCTCCGGACTTTACCGAGAAACTGACCCTGGCCCTGGCGCGCCACGAGGCGTTAGACCCCTCGTGCCTGGAGTTGGAGATACTGGAAACCCGAGCCCTGGCGGACCTTGAGGCAACATCCCGGATAATGAAGGCCTGTCGTCGTCTCGGTGTGCGTATGGCCCTCGATGATTTTGGCACGGGTTACTCGTCCCTGCGTTACCTCAAGTTTTTACCCGCTGAAGTCCTTAAAATTGATCAGAGCTTTGTGAAAGGCATGCTGAGCGATCGGGATGACAAAACGATCGTTATGGCAATCATAGGCCTTGGAGAAACCTTCGATCGTGAGGTGATTGCCGAGGGGGTTGAGACTGCCGAGCACGCCCGGGAGCTTTTACGATTGGGCTGCGGTCGCGCTCAGGGGTACGCGATTGCGCATCCTATCCCCGCTTCAGACTTTGCCGCATGGGTAGACGGCTGGAACAACGGCGGAGCCGCGTTATTTACCGCCCTCAAGCAAGGCAACTGA
- a CDS encoding ISL3 family transposase: MSHAGLILGLPELEVEHVDRNDAISVYAKPKKRPCCLHCQHPRVRIKATYQRPLKHTRQGNQLITLHLRAPKYHCPRCGRYFRHRFKGVRPRYRASEAFRHEVFETHDGGVTQAKLTRTHGISAATTERWYHGHCERRVSEMSNRPCPKVLGIDEHFFTRKRGFATTLVDLRRHKVFDVRLGRSQASLDSYLRRLPGKDNVKLVVMDLSETYRSIARQYFPGATIVADRFHVIRLVNQHFLNAWKDVHPEGRRNRGLLSLMRRHAWRLKPEQRENLRRYLSDYPGLAALYDAKQHLNELMLLKNLRKKTAQKKLPELLALIEQLRHSPLRRLAKTLKSWLEPIVMMWRFSKSNGPTEGFHTKMEMMTRRAYGFRNFENYRLRVLTHCGWDGIINRV; encoded by the coding sequence ATGTCCCACGCAGGATTAATACTAGGGCTTCCAGAGCTGGAGGTCGAACACGTCGATCGCAATGATGCGATCTCGGTCTACGCCAAACCCAAGAAGCGGCCCTGCTGCCTTCACTGCCAGCACCCGAGAGTGCGGATCAAAGCCACCTACCAGCGGCCCCTAAAGCATACACGCCAAGGCAACCAGCTCATCACTCTGCATCTCAGAGCACCGAAGTATCACTGCCCGCGCTGCGGTCGCTATTTCCGCCATCGATTCAAAGGCGTACGGCCGCGCTATCGAGCCTCCGAGGCGTTTCGCCACGAGGTCTTCGAGACCCACGATGGCGGGGTCACCCAGGCCAAGCTCACACGCACCCATGGCATCAGCGCAGCCACTACTGAACGCTGGTACCACGGCCACTGTGAGCGACGCGTCTCGGAGATGTCGAACCGCCCCTGCCCCAAGGTCCTCGGGATTGATGAGCACTTCTTCACCCGCAAGCGCGGCTTCGCGACCACATTGGTCGACCTGCGGCGCCACAAAGTCTTCGATGTGCGCCTGGGACGCTCCCAGGCCAGCCTGGACAGCTATCTGCGGCGTTTGCCGGGCAAAGACAACGTCAAGCTCGTGGTGATGGATCTGTCCGAGACCTATCGCAGCATCGCCCGCCAGTACTTTCCCGGCGCCACGATCGTCGCTGATCGATTCCACGTCATTCGCCTGGTCAATCAGCACTTCCTCAACGCCTGGAAAGACGTGCACCCCGAGGGTCGCAGAAACCGCGGCCTGCTAAGTCTCATGCGGCGCCATGCCTGGCGCTTGAAGCCGGAGCAGCGAGAGAATCTGCGGCGCTACCTGAGCGACTACCCCGGCCTCGCCGCACTCTATGACGCCAAGCAACACCTCAACGAGCTGATGCTACTCAAGAATCTGAGGAAGAAAACGGCCCAAAAGAAGCTACCTGAACTGCTGGCGTTGATCGAGCAGCTGCGCCACAGTCCGCTGAGACGGCTGGCGAAAACCCTGAAGTCTTGGCTTGAGCCCATCGTCATGATGTGGCGATTCAGTAAGAGCAACGGGCCCACGGAGGGCTTCCACACGAAGATGGAGATGATGACGCGAAGAGCGTACGGATTTAGAAATTTTGAAAACTATCGATTGAGGGTCTTAACCCACTGCGGGTGGGATGGCATCATCAATCGTGTTTAG
- a CDS encoding tyrosine-type recombinase/integrase, producing MPRVKLTATSVPHLKTDRTQVDYFDSYLPGFGVRVTRGGTRTYIVMTRELANGHWRKRRVKLGRTSELTLADARVRARAILTAASEGKHLDDVAPPTPRDLLVEQSKQTFAKERERFLSSYRGRGGRRPVESTLGEYRRCLQHNVLESWTDVPVQEITHDDVKTALQTVMDDGHESRAVKIYTVLKLLFGWLCDENLISISPLSQVKRPAHIGVRERVLSEEELILIWNHAGEGIYANIVRIMMLTGQRRQEVAGMCWSEINLDKRRWDIPGQRTKNHRPHVVPLSSAVISILHYHRSLQASTNMQTDLVFTTNGKAVFAGWSKSKERLDRRVASADWQLRDLRRSFATHANELGYEPHVIESALNHVSGSAKRGIAGVYNRATYIRQRIRLIQRWSRHLLLLVAQARRS from the coding sequence ATGCCAAGAGTTAAGCTCACCGCCACCTCCGTACCGCACCTTAAGACCGACCGCACACAGGTCGACTACTTTGATTCTTACTTGCCCGGATTCGGTGTCCGGGTGACTCGGGGCGGAACCCGCACGTACATTGTAATGACGCGCGAGCTCGCGAATGGGCACTGGCGAAAGCGCCGTGTCAAACTCGGACGCACGTCAGAGCTCACACTCGCAGACGCCAGGGTAAGAGCTCGCGCGATACTGACTGCCGCGTCAGAGGGCAAGCACCTGGATGACGTGGCTCCCCCTACACCACGTGACTTGCTCGTTGAGCAGTCGAAACAGACCTTTGCAAAGGAGAGAGAGCGCTTTCTTTCGTCGTACCGCGGCCGCGGTGGCCGTCGACCAGTCGAGTCCACGCTTGGCGAATATCGCCGATGCTTACAACATAACGTGCTCGAGTCATGGACAGACGTACCAGTCCAGGAAATCACTCACGACGATGTGAAGACCGCATTACAGACGGTTATGGACGACGGTCACGAATCGAGGGCCGTGAAGATTTACACAGTACTAAAACTGCTTTTCGGCTGGCTTTGCGATGAAAATCTGATTTCGATTTCTCCTCTTAGCCAGGTAAAACGCCCAGCCCATATCGGAGTCAGAGAACGCGTCCTGAGCGAAGAGGAACTCATACTGATCTGGAATCACGCAGGAGAAGGAATTTACGCAAACATTGTCAGAATTATGATGCTAACCGGTCAGCGTCGCCAGGAAGTTGCTGGCATGTGTTGGTCTGAAATCAACTTGGACAAACGAAGGTGGGACATTCCGGGCCAACGCACGAAGAACCACCGTCCTCATGTGGTTCCACTCAGCTCGGCTGTGATTAGCATCTTGCACTATCATCGATCGCTGCAGGCGTCGACAAACATGCAGACAGATCTGGTCTTCACCACTAACGGAAAGGCAGTGTTCGCCGGATGGTCCAAATCGAAAGAACGGCTTGACCGACGTGTCGCCTCAGCCGATTGGCAGCTCCGCGACCTGCGGAGATCGTTCGCAACGCACGCCAACGAGCTGGGTTACGAGCCTCATGTTATAGAGTCAGCCCTTAACCATGTATCGGGCTCCGCCAAAAGGGGCATCGCCGGTGTATACAATCGAGCCACATACATCAGGCAGCGGATTCGACTGATACAGCGTTGGTCGAGGCATCTACTTCTGCTCGTAGCGCAGGCGCGCAGATCTTAG
- a CDS encoding MerR family transcriptional regulator: protein MQQQQSSDSLIRAAIVANEFGVSRVTLWRWERDGLLPRAHRINNQKYYPRAAVETLKTSAARPGGVRSLCN, encoded by the coding sequence ATGCAACAACAGCAGAGTTCAGACAGCTTGATTCGAGCAGCGATCGTAGCCAATGAGTTCGGCGTTTCACGCGTCACCCTATGGCGGTGGGAACGGGACGGATTACTACCTAGAGCACATCGAATAAACAATCAGAAGTATTATCCTCGCGCCGCTGTAGAGACGTTGAAAACTTCTGCCGCAAGGCCGGGAGGAGTTCGATCCTTGTGCAATTAA
- a CDS encoding type I restriction enzyme subunit R domain-containing protein, translating to MSVNSGEDEYAPYRRDRDAEGKLLDRFRDPTDPLKIVIVTSKLLTGFDAPILQTMYLDRPLRDHTLLQAICRTNRPYGQQKTHGLIVDYLGIFDDVAQAIQFDEEGITRVVSNISELKDSLLPAIQKCLEYFPGIDRTLAGYEGLMVAQECLPNNDIRDRFAQDVSYMARLWEAISPDSMLGGYEADYRWLVQVYESVKPVSTTGKLLWHQLGAKTIELIHENVHVDAVRDDLDTLVVDAELLEAVLGAPDPGKQSKEIEIKVSKRLRSHQHDSRFKALAERLEDLKNRHEQGLLVSVEFLKEMLKLAQDVVATEREVPPIEDDERGKAALTELFEEARTEDTPIIVERVVTDIDEIVRMVRFDGWQSTNAGEREVKMALRKTLFRYKLHQDVDLFEKAYGYIREYY from the coding sequence ATGTCAGTAAATAGCGGTGAAGATGAGTACGCACCATATCGGCGGGATCGGGATGCGGAGGGGAAACTACTTGATCGGTTTCGAGACCCAACCGACCCGTTGAAGATTGTTATTGTCACCTCCAAGCTGCTCACGGGCTTTGATGCACCAATATTGCAGACTATGTACCTCGATCGCCCATTGAGGGATCACACCCTGCTACAGGCGATCTGTCGCACTAACCGTCCGTATGGGCAGCAAAAGACTCACGGACTGATAGTCGATTACCTTGGAATTTTTGACGATGTGGCACAGGCCATCCAGTTCGATGAGGAGGGCATCACACGCGTAGTTTCCAATATATCTGAGCTCAAGGATTCGCTGCTTCCGGCTATCCAAAAGTGTTTGGAGTACTTCCCGGGCATAGATAGAACACTGGCCGGTTACGAGGGTCTTATGGTTGCTCAGGAGTGCCTGCCAAATAACGACATTCGTGATCGCTTCGCACAGGACGTGAGCTATATGGCACGTTTGTGGGAAGCTATTTCTCCGGACTCTATGTTGGGTGGCTATGAGGCGGATTACCGTTGGCTCGTTCAAGTGTACGAATCCGTTAAACCCGTCTCCACTACAGGCAAGCTGCTATGGCATCAGTTGGGCGCGAAGACCATTGAGCTAATTCATGAAAACGTCCACGTGGACGCGGTGCGAGACGACCTAGACACATTGGTGGTTGATGCTGAGCTGCTTGAGGCTGTGCTTGGAGCTCCCGATCCCGGGAAGCAGTCGAAGGAGATAGAGATCAAAGTCTCCAAGAGGCTGCGGAGTCACCAGCATGACTCTCGATTCAAGGCTCTTGCGGAACGATTGGAAGATCTAAAGAACCGCCACGAGCAAGGTCTTCTGGTCAGCGTCGAATTTCTGAAGGAAATGCTCAAGCTCGCTCAGGATGTGGTGGCGACAGAAAGAGAGGTGCCGCCGATAGAGGATGACGAGCGCGGCAAAGCTGCTCTTACCGAGCTGTTTGAGGAGGCTCGGACTGAAGACACACCAATCATTGTCGAGCGGGTGGTGACTGACATTGATGAAATCGTACGTATGGTTCGCTTCGATGGCTGGCAGAGTACTAATGCGGGTGAGCGAGAGGTGAAAATGGCGCTAAGGAAGACCTTGTTTAGATACAAACTGCACCAGGACGTAGACCTGTTTGAAAAGGCCTATGGGTACATCCGGGAGTACTACTGA
- a CDS encoding type I restriction endonuclease subunit R gives MTFNEANTVEAFIRDLLCGGVTHHTAVGPGLARRSGQISGLGWHYLSYENLPRQPQEALVEDYLSEALIRLNPTIAAQPDRVDDVLYRLRAIIMGVRSDGLVKANEEFAAWLTGEKSMPFGENGEHVTIKLIDFDDLEQNHYVVTQQYTFRAGKTEKRPDLILLINGMPLVLIEAKTPVRSSQSWLDGALQVHDDYERNVPELFVPNAFSIATEGKEYRYGSIRMPVEFWGPWRLEDEESLPSMGGVEKAVISMLRPQVILDLLANFSSYATHKGKQRIKIIARYQQYEGTNKLVERVVGGRTKKGLIWHFQGSGKSLLMLFASRKLRLHPALKNPTVMIVVDRIDLDSQISGTFYANDAANLVKADSRENLRDLLGKDVRKIIITTIHKFGEADGVLNDRDNIVVLVDEAHRTQEGDLGRKMRDALPNAFLFGLTGTPINRADKNTFYAFGADEDANGYMSRYGFEDSIRDGATKELHFEPRLVDLHVDQEQIDEEFGALTAHLTDEERDQLGKHAAKMAILLKSPDRVQAVCADIAQHFQEKVSPNGFGAQVVTFDRESCLLYKRRLTNISRQRPLTS, from the coding sequence ATGACATTCAACGAAGCCAACACCGTCGAAGCCTTTATCCGCGACCTGCTCTGCGGTGGAGTTACGCATCACACCGCAGTCGGTCCCGGCCTCGCTCGCCGTTCCGGCCAAATCTCCGGCCTCGGCTGGCACTACCTCTCCTACGAGAACCTCCCCCGCCAGCCCCAGGAAGCACTTGTCGAGGATTATCTCAGCGAGGCCCTTATCCGCCTGAACCCCACCATCGCCGCCCAGCCCGATCGCGTCGACGACGTGCTCTATCGGCTGCGGGCGATCATCATGGGCGTCCGCAGCGACGGCCTAGTCAAGGCCAATGAGGAGTTCGCTGCCTGGCTCACGGGTGAAAAGTCGATGCCCTTCGGCGAGAATGGCGAGCACGTCACCATCAAGCTCATCGATTTCGATGACCTCGAGCAGAACCATTACGTTGTCACCCAGCAATACACCTTCCGTGCCGGCAAGACTGAGAAACGTCCCGACCTCATCCTTCTCATTAACGGAATGCCATTGGTGCTGATCGAGGCGAAGACCCCTGTCCGTTCCAGCCAGAGCTGGCTCGATGGGGCGCTGCAGGTACACGATGACTACGAGCGCAACGTGCCTGAGCTTTTCGTGCCGAACGCATTCTCTATCGCCACCGAGGGTAAGGAGTACCGTTACGGCTCGATTCGGATGCCTGTAGAATTCTGGGGCCCGTGGCGGCTGGAGGATGAAGAGTCTCTACCTTCGATGGGAGGGGTCGAAAAGGCCGTCATCTCGATGCTGCGACCGCAGGTCATCCTCGACTTGCTGGCGAACTTCAGTTCGTATGCGACGCACAAAGGCAAGCAGCGCATCAAGATCATCGCGCGCTATCAGCAGTACGAAGGCACGAACAAGCTCGTCGAACGCGTGGTGGGGGGACGTACAAAAAAGGGCCTGATCTGGCATTTTCAGGGATCTGGAAAATCTCTTCTAATGCTGTTCGCTTCCCGCAAACTGCGCCTGCATCCAGCACTTAAGAATCCGACGGTGATGATCGTTGTTGACCGTATCGATCTTGATAGTCAGATCAGTGGGACTTTCTATGCCAATGACGCCGCAAATCTCGTAAAGGCCGATAGCCGTGAGAATCTGCGGGATCTCCTTGGTAAGGACGTGCGTAAAATTATCATCACCACGATCCACAAGTTCGGTGAGGCAGATGGTGTACTAAACGATCGAGACAATATCGTGGTGTTAGTAGACGAGGCTCATCGAACTCAAGAGGGGGACCTTGGGCGCAAAATGCGCGACGCTCTGCCCAATGCATTTCTCTTTGGCCTAACAGGTACACCGATTAACCGAGCTGATAAAAACACCTTCTACGCCTTCGGGGCTGATGAAGATGCCAACGGCTACATGAGCCGCTATGGTTTCGAGGACTCCATTCGAGACGGCGCTACCAAGGAGCTGCATTTTGAGCCAAGACTGGTTGATCTTCATGTTGATCAAGAACAAATTGACGAGGAGTTTGGGGCGCTAACCGCTCACCTCACCGACGAGGAGCGAGATCAGCTCGGTAAACACGCAGCAAAGATGGCGATATTGCTCAAATCTCCTGACCGCGTTCAAGCGGTGTGTGCCGACATCGCTCAGCACTTTCAGGAGAAGGTGTCCCCAAACGGCTTTGGTGCGCAGGTTGTTACCTTCGATCGTGAGAGTTGCCTCCTCTACAAGAGGCGCTTGACCAATATCTCCCGCCAGAGGCCTCTGACGTCGTAA
- a CDS encoding restriction endonuclease subunit S — MLETFEQTQLFRFDQMAVQVKEKVDPAEADVDRYVGLEHIDPESLKIRRWGETSEVESSKILFKSGDIIFGKRRAYQRKLCVADFDGICSAHAMVLRPKTDVVLEDFLPFFMQSEIFMNRAVKISVGGLSPTINWRDLAKEEFALPPLQEQRRIVQLLSAAERYQNALYDLSERGTSSRDSLVDHRMRGATLGATTYHERVGRYFNGWNLVPLGELLTAAQYGLSESLHGKGQYPILRMMNLEDGKATADDLKYLDLSDSDFETYRLVSGDVLFNRTNSYELVGRTGVYDLPGDFVFASYLIRLKTDIDRLSPEYLSAFLRAPIGRRQVMSFATRGVSQANINASNLKRVLVPLPPIGYQKEVVELLTVADSSRRWAIARLQVARELAGQVVYGSLAR, encoded by the coding sequence ATGCTTGAGACATTCGAGCAAACCCAGTTGTTCCGCTTCGACCAGATGGCTGTTCAGGTCAAGGAAAAGGTCGACCCCGCCGAGGCGGACGTGGATCGGTATGTCGGTCTTGAGCACATTGATCCCGAGTCACTGAAGATTCGGCGCTGGGGTGAAACAAGTGAAGTTGAGTCCAGCAAGATCCTCTTCAAGTCTGGCGACATCATCTTTGGGAAGCGGCGCGCTTATCAACGAAAGCTCTGCGTAGCGGACTTTGACGGGATTTGCTCTGCGCACGCGATGGTCCTGCGACCCAAGACGGACGTAGTCCTGGAAGATTTTCTACCATTCTTTATGCAGAGCGAAATTTTCATGAATCGTGCCGTTAAGATCTCGGTTGGAGGTCTATCACCGACCATCAACTGGCGCGATCTTGCGAAGGAAGAGTTCGCCCTCCCACCCCTGCAGGAGCAGCGGCGGATTGTACAGTTGCTGAGCGCCGCAGAGCGATACCAGAACGCTCTCTACGATCTCTCGGAACGCGGCACCTCAAGCCGTGACTCGCTCGTTGACCACCGGATGAGGGGTGCCACACTTGGAGCAACTACCTACCATGAGCGTGTTGGTCGCTATTTTAATGGCTGGAACCTAGTTCCTCTCGGCGAGCTTCTGACCGCTGCGCAGTACGGTCTTTCGGAGAGCCTGCACGGTAAAGGGCAGTATCCGATTCTTCGCATGATGAACCTCGAGGATGGCAAAGCAACTGCTGATGACCTGAAGTATCTGGACCTGTCAGATTCTGACTTCGAGACCTACCGGCTCGTTTCCGGTGATGTGCTCTTTAATCGAACGAACAGCTATGAGCTGGTCGGTCGTACCGGCGTCTATGACTTGCCCGGCGATTTCGTTTTCGCTTCCTACCTGATTCGTCTGAAAACCGATATTGACCGTTTGTCGCCTGAGTATCTCTCTGCCTTCCTGCGAGCACCTATCGGAAGGCGTCAGGTCATGTCGTTCGCGACCCGAGGGGTGAGCCAAGCCAACATCAATGCATCAAATCTAAAACGAGTGTTAGTGCCGCTCCCTCCCATTGGCTATCAGAAAGAAGTCGTAGAACTACTTACCGTGGCCGATTCCTCCCGGAGATGGGCCATTGCGCGACTGCAGGTAGCAAGGGAACTTGCTGGGCAGGTAGTTTACGGAAGCTTGGCGCGATGA
- a CDS encoding HsdM family class I SAM-dependent methyltransferase, with protein MPDETLKNLIEHFSKHTLSLANVPEDELGNGYEYLIKQFADDSGHTAQEFYTNRTLVHLMAQMLEPKAGEIIYDPTCGTGGMLISCLAEVKRTSGDTRTMGLYGQELINITAAIARMNLVLHGVSDFDIRSGNTLHEPALIEGDRLKTFDVVLANPPYSIKKWNRVAWQSDQWGRNFLGTPPQGRADYAFFQHILKSMDPQTGRCAILFPHGVLFRNEEADMRTKLIEADLLECVLGLGPNLFYNSPMEACVLICRTSKLSERRGKILFINALNDVAREKPRAF; from the coding sequence ATGCCTGACGAGACGCTCAAAAACCTTATCGAGCATTTCTCAAAGCACACGCTGAGCCTCGCCAATGTGCCCGAGGATGAGCTCGGCAACGGCTACGAGTACCTCATCAAGCAGTTCGCCGACGACAGCGGCCACACTGCGCAGGAGTTCTACACCAACCGTACGCTCGTGCACCTGATGGCGCAGATGCTCGAGCCCAAGGCGGGCGAGATCATCTACGACCCGACCTGCGGCACCGGCGGCATGCTCATTTCCTGCCTGGCCGAGGTGAAACGTACCAGCGGCGATACCCGCACCATGGGCCTCTACGGGCAGGAGCTCATCAACATTACCGCGGCCATCGCTCGCATGAACCTGGTGCTGCATGGCGTGTCCGATTTCGACATCCGCAGCGGCAACACGCTGCACGAACCGGCTCTGATCGAGGGCGATCGGCTCAAGACCTTCGATGTAGTCCTCGCCAATCCGCCGTACTCCATCAAGAAGTGGAATCGCGTAGCCTGGCAGAGCGATCAATGGGGCCGCAACTTCCTCGGCACGCCGCCGCAGGGCCGCGCCGACTACGCCTTCTTCCAGCACATCCTGAAGAGCATGGACCCCCAGACAGGGCGCTGCGCGATTCTCTTTCCGCACGGCGTGCTTTTCCGGAACGAAGAGGCCGATATGCGGACTAAGCTCATCGAGGCAGACCTGCTGGAGTGTGTTCTCGGGCTTGGACCAAACCTGTTCTACAACTCGCCAATGGAAGCCTGCGTGCTGATTTGCCGCACGTCGAAACTCTCTGAGCGAAGAGGAAAGATCCTCTTCATCAATGCGCTCAATGACGTGGCCCGCGAGAAGCCCAGAGCTTTCTGA